The following proteins are encoded in a genomic region of Pseudomonas sp. Os17:
- a CDS encoding RebB family R body protein: MPDPMVNSQITDAVTQTNVKVVAEAPAQAIASLYQVASHSAGLSLQNAVNSQQALNQISNAVVSKAVALIMAIGE; this comes from the coding sequence ATGCCCGATCCAATGGTCAATTCGCAGATCACCGACGCCGTCACCCAGACCAACGTCAAGGTGGTGGCCGAGGCTCCGGCCCAGGCCATCGCCTCGCTGTACCAGGTGGCCAGCCACTCGGCGGGCCTGTCGTTGCAGAACGCGGTCAACAGCCAGCAGGCGCTGAATCAGATCTCCAACGCGGTGGTGTCCAAGGCCGTGGCGTTGATCATGGCGATCGGCGAGTAG
- a CDS encoding RNA polymerase sigma factor, whose amino-acid sequence MNCSMQEGLPSALADHLFEASWKAVLPGLQRRARQLARGNADGAQEWLAATAIKALLFFRRSPERIRDPQGFLFLVLDHVFVDSCRRRAREQRLFVDFADFEDDPLQQLEAPQMSVLEQVELLETLALLSRRVAQLPLKKRRLFELKFVDDLPYPNIAAELGMNQPLARKHVQLLREALR is encoded by the coding sequence ATGAACTGTTCGATGCAAGAGGGCCTGCCGTCAGCCTTGGCGGATCATCTGTTCGAGGCGAGCTGGAAGGCGGTGTTGCCCGGGTTGCAGCGTCGTGCCCGGCAGTTGGCGCGGGGCAACGCCGATGGCGCCCAGGAGTGGCTGGCGGCCACGGCGATCAAGGCGCTGCTGTTCTTTCGCCGTTCGCCGGAGCGGATTCGCGACCCCCAGGGCTTTCTGTTCCTGGTGCTGGACCATGTGTTTGTCGACAGCTGTCGGCGGCGGGCGCGGGAGCAGCGGCTGTTCGTGGATTTCGCCGATTTCGAGGACGACCCGCTGCAGCAGCTGGAGGCGCCGCAGATGTCGGTGCTGGAGCAGGTGGAGCTGCTGGAAACCCTGGCCCTGCTCAGTCGGCGGGTGGCGCAATTGCCCCTTAAAAAACGCCGCTTGTTTGAACTAAAGTTTGTCGACGATCTGCCCTACCCGAACATTGCCGCCGAGCTGGGGATGAACCAGCCCCTGGCGCGCAAGCACGTGCAATTGTTGCGTGAGGCCCTGCGTTGA